The Bradyrhizobium barranii subsp. barranii genome segment ATGGCTGCCGAACACAGCGTCGGCTTCGAGCCGGCCGATCGGCTCGCGGAGGATCATGAGAGCGTGCGCCGCCGTTTCTGGCGCAAGCTGAAGCGTGTCGCCGTGCAATTGCCGTTCGCGGAAGACCTGCTCGCGGCTTATTACTGTGCGTTTGACCGGCAGACGCCGCGCCATGTCCAGGCGTCGCTGCTCGGAGCGATCGCCTATTTCATCCTGCCGTTCGATTTCGTCCCCGACGTGATGCCGATCCTCGGCTTCACCGATGACGCCGCCGTGCTCGCCACCGCCATCCGCATGGTCGCCAGCCACATCACGACGGAGCACCGCGAAGCCGCCCGCGCCGTGCTGAAGCGCGGGGTGGATGGTGCGGAGGCGGCGCAGTAGGCGTTGTTGGCGACACGCCGTGGCCACGTCCACCGCTGTCATTCCCCGCGACCCGGCTACGCCAAGGCTTCGCCGGGGTTGCGGTCCAGGGCAGCCGAAGCTTTAGCGTAGGCGGCAGGCGGGGAATCCAGTACGCCGCGGCCTCTCGATTCAATCACTGACGTCACGGAGTACTGGATCGCCCGGTCAAGCCGGGCGATGACAGCGAGTGTGTGAGTGCCGCTTGCGACACCATCGGCCGCAATGCCGCTCGTTACTTCTTCTCCGCCCGCGCGTTCCCCGCGTCCCATGCCTGGAATTGCTTGAACAGCGCTTCCCTGTCTGCGTCGGACACCTTCTGGGCCGCGGGGTTCTGCTTGAGGAACGCCTCGAAGCGCTCCCGGGTCACCGGTTCGACGCCGTGCTTGTCGAGCCATTGCTGCGCCACCGGCAATCTGTTCCAGCCCGTCAGAGGTGCCGGGAGCGAGACTTCCTTCCACTTGGGATGGAAAGGCGGGTTCTGCAGGGTCGGGAATTTCGTGAAGAACGCATCCACGAACAGCGCAAGCTTACGGTAACGGTCGGTGTTGGGCGCCCAGTTGTAGGCCGCGAGCACCGCCGGCACCGCGATGGTGTCCACGTTCTCGCCTTCCTTGATCAGGTTCGGATAGTCTTTGGCGGTCAGCGTCGCCGGCAGATAGTCGCTCTGGAGCGGCTTTGCATAGTCGACCCCCGCGAGGTGGAAGCGGCCGTCATTGCTGAAGGTCGACACTGACTTGTACGGCTTGCCGCCGACCACGATGACGGCGTCGATCTCGCCGGCTTTCAGCTTCTCCATTGCGATGCGCTGCTCGACATAGACGAAGTTCGCCTTGATCCCGAGCCGTTCGAACACCGTCAGCGCGGTGACGAAGGTCCCGCCATTGGGCAGATCGACGCTGACCTTCTTGCCCTCGAGATCCTTCAGCGTCGCGACCGATTTCGGCGCGATCACCTGCATCTCTTCATTGTAGAGCTTGGTCACATAGGTGAACTGCTTCTTGATGTCCTTGGCAAAGCCCTTGCGCTCGAGATAGTCGAGCGTGTCCGCCCGCACGATGCCGAGATCGACGCCTTGCAGGAACAGAATGTCGGCGACGCTCTGCACCGAGCCGCGGCCGACGATCGGTAGCACGCGGATCTTGTTGCCGTCGTCGAGCACGGAGGCGAGGTCGGCGCCGAACTGCACGTAGGTGCCGCCGATCGTGCCGGTGATCAGCGTGACCGTATTGGCGTTCAGCGACTGCTTGGTCGAGGTCGAGCCGAACTGGAAGATGGCCTTCAGGCCGTCCGAGACCTTGGCCGGATCGTACTCGGTCTGCTCGGCGCGTGCCGCGAACGCGCAAATCGTCATGATGGCGGCAACCGCCATTCCCAAAGCGTTACGCATGATACCCTCTGAAAAGTTCTAGTTCTGAAGCTGAGCGAGGCGCTGCCGCGCCTCCGCCGATCCGAGTGCCGCGGCCTTCTGGTACCAGTCACGCGCGACGGTCGCGTCGCCGGCGATGCTCCGCGCGTCGCTGGTGCCCAGCACGGCCGGGTCATAGGTCTGCGCCAGCAGAAACGCGGCCGTTGCATCCTGTGCATTGGCCGCGCGCTCGAGCAGCAGGCGGGCTGCAACAATATCGCCGATCCTCAACAGGCTCTTCGCGCGTGTCATCAGCCCGGCCAGCGTGTCGGCATCGAGCGTCTTGGCTAGCGTCTTGGCGGGCGGAGTGGGCGCCGCGACGGGTGCGGGCGCAGGTATGGGTGCCTGGGCTTGCAGCGCCGTCTGATAGGCGGTCGCGATCGCTTCGCGGCTCGGCG includes the following:
- a CDS encoding YkvA family protein, with protein sequence MAAEHSVGFEPADRLAEDHESVRRRFWRKLKRVAVQLPFAEDLLAAYYCAFDRQTPRHVQASLLGAIAYFILPFDFVPDVMPILGFTDDAAVLATAIRMVASHITTEHREAARAVLKRGVDGAEAAQ
- a CDS encoding TAXI family TRAP transporter solute-binding subunit → MRNALGMAVAAIMTICAFAARAEQTEYDPAKVSDGLKAIFQFGSTSTKQSLNANTVTLITGTIGGTYVQFGADLASVLDDGNKIRVLPIVGRGSVQSVADILFLQGVDLGIVRADTLDYLERKGFAKDIKKQFTYVTKLYNEEMQVIAPKSVATLKDLEGKKVSVDLPNGGTFVTALTVFERLGIKANFVYVEQRIAMEKLKAGEIDAVIVVGGKPYKSVSTFSNDGRFHLAGVDYAKPLQSDYLPATLTAKDYPNLIKEGENVDTIAVPAVLAAYNWAPNTDRYRKLALFVDAFFTKFPTLQNPPFHPKWKEVSLPAPLTGWNRLPVAQQWLDKHGVEPVTRERFEAFLKQNPAAQKVSDADREALFKQFQAWDAGNARAEKK